The Coregonus clupeaformis isolate EN_2021a chromosome 8, ASM2061545v1, whole genome shotgun sequence genome has a segment encoding these proteins:
- the LOC121572629 gene encoding synaptotagmin-like protein 1, producing MVMEGEGELLDLSHLSDAEQTSILEVLLRDSNLRCRDAARVRTLQQKEADPVRLRSQSGAWFNEERSKRYRDTKDGVDIVHASIRCRKPRTDLCLSGVFKGQIEDAPPTNNNNPTSQIEDKKEEDDKRRSQNRATPTARPRPKPRSPNPQDSNSISSSSEYYSRSNGHREDTEDGTLQTVSSVVTEADPTPLRPGSSISTLSLQSNYTLSGSMMSLFSSGEFGAVEVKGRVLFSLDYDTQREELKVRVCRCEGLAAARKDRSDPYVKAYLLPDKSSHSKKKTSVKKKTINPVFDQTLKYKISMSEVRGRTLNLSVWHVAPLGRNLFLGEVELELAHWDWTHTGPDWHQLQPRFQCSPESISSRGNIMLSIKFTPAGSKGVGLPLSGELHIWLRQAQGLLSMKGGAIDSFVESYVLPDASRLSGQKTRVVKRSVSPTYNHTMVYDGFQSADLREACAELTVWHREGLKTHLLGGVRLSPGTGLSYGVAVSWMDSTEEEVTVWNSMILNPNHWIDTTLPIRTNLVNRQK from the exons AT ggtgatGGAGGGAGAAGGTGAGTTGTTGGACCTGAGTCACCTCTCAGATGCAGAGCAGACATCCATCTTGGAAGTGTTGCTAAGGGACTCGAATCTGCGATGCCGTGATGCGGCGCGTGTAAG GACCCTGCAGCAGAAAGAGGCGGACCCAGTGCGTCTGAGGTCACAGTCGGGGGCGTGGTTTAATGAGGAGAGGAGCAAGCGCTACCGAGACACGAAGGATGGCGTTGACATCGTACATGCCTCCATACGATGCAGAAAGCCAAGAACAG ATTTGTGTCTGAGTGGGGTGTTTAAAGGGCAGATAGAAGATGCTCCTCCCACTAACAACAACAACCCTACCTCTCAGATAGAGGACAAGAAAGAGGAGGATGACAAGAGAAG GAGTCAAAACCGTGCCACACCTACAGCCAGACCCAGACCCAAACCCAGGAGCCCAAACCCACAG GACAGCAACAGCATCTCCTCATCTTCAG AGTACTACAGCAGGAGTAATGGACACAGAGAGGACACAGAGGATGGAACACTGCAG ACTGTGTCCAGCGTTGTGACAGAAGCTGATCCGACGCCTCTAAGGCCTGGGAGCTCCATCAGCACTCTAAGTCTGCAGTCTAACTacaca ctaagTGGCAGTATGATGAGTCTGTTTAGTTCGGGGGAGTTTGGAGCAGTGGAGGTAAAGGGGCGTGTCCTGTTCTCATTGGACTATGACACGCAGAGGGAGGAGCTAAAGGTCAGAGTGTGTCGCTGTGAAGGCCTGGCTGCCGCACGCAAGGACCGCTCCGACCC gtaCGTGAAGGCGTATCTCCTGCCTGATAAGTCGTCTCACAGTAAGAAGAAAACATCAGTGAAGAAAAAGACCATCAACCCAGTTTTTGACCAGACACTAAAA TATAAGATCAGCATGTCAGAGGTGCGTGGCAGGACTCTGAACCTGTCTGTGTGGCACGTTGCCCCCCTGGGCAGAAACCTGTTCCTAGGAGAGGTAGAGCTGGAGCTGGCTCACtgggactggacacacacaggccCTGACTGGCACCAGCTACAGCCACGG ttccagTGTAGTCCAGAGTCTATCAGTAGTCGAGGAAACATCATGCTCTCTATCAAGTTCACCCCAGCAGGATCGAAGG gtgtAGGTCTACCTCTATCAGGGGAGCTGCACATTTGGCTGCGGCAGGCGCAGGGTCTTCTCTCCATGAAAGGTGGCGCCATCGACTCCTTCGTCGAGAG CTACGTGCTGCCGGACGCCAGCCGGTTGAGCGGTCAGAAGACACGCGTGGTCAAGCGGTCGGTCAGTCCAACCTACAACCACACCATGGTGTACGACGGGTTCCAGTCTGCTGACCTGAGGGAGGCCTGCGCCGAGCTGACCGTCTGGCACCGAGAAGGGTTAAAAACACACCTGCTGGGAGGGGTCAGACTCAGCCCTGGGACAG GTCTGAGCTACGGGGTGGCAGTGTCTTGGATGGATTCAACAGAGGAGGAAGTCACTGTGTGGAACTCCATGATCCTGAACCCTAACCACTGGATCGACACTACACTACCTATCAGAACTAACCTGGTTAACCGACAGAAGTAA